In Nocardioides jishulii, the DNA window GGCAAGAAGGGCCCCAAGAACAAGTCCAAGCGCTGACGCCTGACAGCACACAAGCACGGCGCCTCGTCCTCCGGGACGAGGCGCCGTGTTGTCGTGCCGGACAGTCCCAGCGCTCAGGGGCATGCGTCGCAGGGGGAGTGGGTACGTCACCTGCCATGACCGAGATGAACCAGGACAGTGCCCGCACCGAAGCCCTGCAGCGCGTCATCGAACGCGTCACCTCGTGGCAGGAGACGGCCACCGACGGAACCATCCACGACGAGCTCGACAAGGGTCTGCGTGAAGCTGGCGTGACGCTCACCGAGGCCCAGCGCGACCAGCTCGTCCACGACATCTCCGAGGGCCGCGAGATCGACGTCGCGGCACTCGCCACCACCGACGAGGGCGGACCGGCCTGACTTCGGTCCGAGCACGCTGACGTCAGTCGAGGCCACACGACGTCCGTGCGAACGCCAGCGCAGCTCGACGTCCTGCCTCACCCATCCTCAGGACCAGTTCGCCGGGCTCACCGTCGAGGCGGAACCGCACGCGGAACGCAGTGGCACCACCCCCTTCGGCGAACGCGTGGCCATCGCAGCGAGCAGGCCGGAGGGGGAGCCTGACCCTGGCTGGCGGGCCGTCGGAGCGGACCATGAGGCCGGGTTTCCACACGGGCTCCTCGTCAGCCGAGCCGAGCAGGTGCGAGCCAGCGACCGTGTCGATGCGCAGGGTGTGGCCGGGCGTTCCGGTAGGCCTCACCAGCAGGGACAGGACCCCTGGCGAACCTGGTCCGGGCCGGTCGGCCGGCACGGCGTCCGACCACCGGAGCACCGCCACCTCGGCGAGGCGTTGCTCGGCGCACCTCAGGTTGACGAAGCGGCCCACCACGTCGGTCTCGTCGCTGACGCGCAGCCGTCGCGTGAACCGTGGCGTACGCACCTCCACACGGCCGCTGCCCTCAGCACGGTCGTCACTCACACTCGGAGCGTCGCAGTCGACCCGTCGGGGGAGCACCAGCGGGAAGCCGCGCTCGGATCCGGCGGGGATGGGACGCAGACGCGCAGGGTCGGCCTGCAGCGGAGCCCGAAGGCGGACGTCGTCATAGGCGAGGGACTGCGGTCGCGCGTCATGCCGCGTGTCGTTGCTGATCCACACCTGCATGCGCCCCAAGGACACGTCGAGGGACGATTGGCGCATCTCCGCCACGAGACGACCGCTCGGAGGTGGTTCGGCCGGCGCTGGCAGAGCGCTCAAGATGCGCGCCGGAGGCGAAGGATCGTCGGAGTTTCCTTCGGTGTCGTTGCTGCGGCCACTGCAGGCCGCGCTGACAGCCAGGCAGAGCGACACCGCGGCGACCGAGAGGCCGGGCGCGTGCCGACGTGCGACCACTCGAGCCATGGCATCCTCACAGCGACGTCGTTGTGGTCAACGTACGCCGAGCGTCCGGCACCGGGCCACCCTGTACTGAGTGTTGTTCCAGACCCCCGATAACGCACATTATGTCAAGATGCGTCGATGGAGTGGGCCAGACCCACCCCCGTCCACCTCTCATCGTCCGTCACCTCACGGATGACGTCGAGCCATGCGGGCACCGACACGGGAACGACGTCACCGCCGTCGATCTCCGCCACCATGGAACCGTCCGTGTGGACGTCGACCACCACGACGTCGCCGTCGCGCGTCACCTTGTGTCGCGTCTTGACGAGCAACTTGCCGGGAAGGCTCTGCGTCAGGAGACGCCACTCAGCGTCGTCCAGGTAGAAGTTGGTGCAGGCGACCTGGGAGGCGTCCTCCGCCAGCCGCACCTTCTGTGTCAGCTTGTGCACGACAGACCCGTCCGCAGCTCGCACTCGGCGCAGTCGCAGGCGAGTCCCGTCGACATAGCGATCGACGATCTCGAACGTCTCCGTGATGCCCGTGGGCAGCGACCGGAGCAGGAATCGGCGCTCGCGTTCCACCACTGCATACTTCAAGGAGGTCGCCATCAATCGATCGTAGGCGGAGACGGCCCTACGCAGACGGATCGTTGAGTCGCAGGATCTCCCGGAGCTCGGCCTCTGTCAGGTCCGACTCCCCCAGCACCTTCTGCAGCACCGCCGACTTGCCCGCGATGTAGGTGTCGATGTCCATGTCGGGCTCGGCCGCCAACGCCAGTTTCACCGCGGCGTACTCGTCACGCAGGTCGTCCCTCGCTCGCAGCACGTCCCTCACCGCGAGGTGGTTGCGCACGTTCAGGGTGCCCGCGCGACAAACGTACACATGGCGAGGCGGATCGTCGTCGGGTGCCTGGAACGCCTCTCGGTCCGCCACGCCCAGGTCGCCTCGGTGGACGTAGCCGGCGCGCACCAGTGCGGCCACCGCAGCGACGACGTCACCGTCGTCGACGATGACGTCGATGTCGAGGATGGGCTTCGCAGCGAGACCGGGCACCGAGGTCGATCCCACGTGTTCGATCCGCGCAGACGACAGTCCGACGAGTTCATCACGCAGGTCACCGGCGACTCGCTCGAAGTGCGAGGGCCACGACGCCGAGTACGGGACCACCTGCACCACCACGCAATGATGCTAGCCGCTGGGATGAGACGCTGGAGGTGTGCCGGAGAACAGGATCCCACTGACGCCGATCTCCCCCGGTCTTCACGCAGGACGCGGGAAGCGATGACCCACGAGACGAGCAGCAGCGTCGGAGCGTTCTCGATCCGGCCGCTCCAGCCGCGTGACTGGGAACGCGTTCGAGGGATCTACGCCGCCGGGATGGCCACCGGCATCGCCACCTTCGAAACCGTGGTGCCCTCGGCCGAGGAGTTGGACCAGAAGTGGATCCCCGAGCAGCGATGGGTCGCCACGAGCCCGAGCGGGCTGGTCCTCGGATGGGCGGCCCTCTCCCCCACATCTTCACGCAGCTGCTACCGGGGTGTCGTCGAGACGTCGGTCTACGTCGCTCCCGAGTCGACCGGCAGAGGTGTCGGGCGGGCGCTGGTGGACCACCAGGTGCGAGCAGCGGTGGACGCCGGGTTCTGGACGCTGCAGTCCTCGATCTTCGCCGAGAACCACGCGAGCCTGGCCCTGCACCGCTCGGCTGGCTTTCGTGAGGTCGGCATTCGCGAGCGCATCGCGCAACGCGACGGCGTCTGGCACGACACCGTGCTCATCGAGTTCAGGGCCAACACCCCTTAGCGCGCGCGTGTCCTCG includes these proteins:
- a CDS encoding GrpB family protein; this encodes MVVQVVPYSASWPSHFERVAGDLRDELVGLSSARIEHVGSTSVPGLAAKPILDIDVIVDDGDVVAAVAALVRAGYVHRGDLGVADREAFQAPDDDPPRHVYVCRAGTLNVRNHLAVRDVLRARDDLRDEYAAVKLALAAEPDMDIDTYIAGKSAVLQKVLGESDLTEAELREILRLNDPSA
- a CDS encoding GNAT family N-acetyltransferase; this encodes MTHETSSSVGAFSIRPLQPRDWERVRGIYAAGMATGIATFETVVPSAEELDQKWIPEQRWVATSPSGLVLGWAALSPTSSRSCYRGVVETSVYVAPESTGRGVGRALVDHQVRAAVDAGFWTLQSSIFAENHASLALHRSAGFREVGIRERIAQRDGVWHDTVLIEFRANTP